CTGCACGATGGTCGACGCCGACACCGTCGTCATGTATCCGCCGATGGCGCACGCGCTGAACGCCTACGCCGTCACGATGGACGGCGGCGAGCTGCGGGTCGCCGAGCCGCGCCCGTTCCTCGACGCGGCCGCGGAGGCGATGGGCGTCGACCGGATCAAGGTGATCGACACCGGTCTCGACCCGGTCACCGCGGAACGGGAGCAGTGGGACGACGGCAACAACACCCTCGCCCTGTCGCCGCGGCTGTGCGTGGCCTACGAGCGCAACATGGAGACGAACGCGCAGCTGGAGGCGGCGGGCATCGAGGTCATCCGGATCAGCGGGAGCGAGCTGGGGACGGGGCGCGGCGGGCCGAGGTGCATGTCCTGCCCGATCCTGCGCGATCCCGTGTGAAACGAAAGGTCAGGCGGGGCGGGCGCGCGAGGGGGTCCGGGCCTCGAGCTCGTCGTCCGGCTCGTCGAGGAGGTCGGGGAACTCGGAGAGGTCGGGGACGGGCGCCTGCGCGTCGCTCGGGACGCCGGCCTCCTCGTCGTCGGACGTGCGCGGGGCCCGCAGGACGGCCCACACCGTGGTGCCGCACTCGTCGTGGCGGACGCCCCACCCGTCGGAGAGGGTCTCGACGATGCCGAGGCCGCGCCCGCCGAGCGAGGACAGGGTTCCGGGGCCGCGGCGCGGCTCCGTCATGGCGCCGCCGTCGCTGACCTCGAGTTCGAGTACGCCGTCGTCATGCCGCTGCCAGCGCACCTTGACCTGGCCGGACGGCAGGGGGCGTGCGTGCCGGAGGGCGTTGCTGATGAGCTCGCTGAGGATGACGGCGGCGTCGTCCACGATGGTCTGGAAGACGCCCGAGTCGGCCAGTTCCGAGCTGAGGCGCCTGCGCGCGACCGCGACGCTTGACGGTGCGTGTGGCAGCAGTACTACGCTCGACGCCCTCACCTCCCCCCGGTTCCGCCTTCCCGGACTCTTCCCGCCGTGTCGCTGCTTCCAGTAAGACCGAAATGCCCTCTAGGGTAGAACCGGAAACCCGAACGAATCAGTCTGCCACCTGCACAACGAGTCACCGCACGCCTGGTCACGGTGATCACCCCCGGATCGGAATCCCGTCACCAACGGCGACCATCCAAGGATCTATCCAGCCAATGGCGGACTTACTCCTCGCGCGCGCGTTTCGTCCATCACACCCCCGCGCCGCCGCACTTTCCCGCAGAGGACCACCTCGCCGTCCGTCAAGGCCGCTGAAAGCCCAGGTCATACGGCCTCACTATGACATCGGCGGCGCGGCGTCCGGGCAGCGGGTCGCGGGTGCCGGGCCCGGCCGTCAGCCGGCGGCGCGGAGCACGAGCCGCATGCACGTCCCGTCGCCGGGACGCGCGCCACCTGCGGGTCCTCGGCCTTCCGGGGCCCGGAGGAGTCCATTCGGGCCGCGGGCGAGAAGCGTCACCGGCGCGGCCGGCGCCCGGTTCACCGAGAGACGGCGGTCATTGTGAGATTGCTCACGATTGCCATTCCCGGCGGGATGTGCGGAGATCGTTCCGCCCTGCGCCTCCGTGAGGCGTTTGACGATGTACAGACCGAGCCCGATTCCGCCGAAGCGCCTGCGGTCGCCGGCCTCCCCCTGGACGAACCGCTCGAAGATCCGCTCGTGGTCGCCGTCCTGGATGCCGATCCCCTCGTCCACGACCGTCACCACGATGTCGGACCCGTCGCGGACCGCCCGGACGCTGACGGTTCCGCCGTCCGGCGAGTACTTGAACGCGTTCTCCAGCAGCTGCCCGAGGACGATGTCGGTCGCCATCGCGTCCCCCCGGCAGGGCGGCAGGTCCGGAGCTATCTCCAGCTCCACCCGGTGCAGCGGCGACAGTGAGCGGAACCCCGCGACGACGCCCTCCAGCACCCGCGCCAGGTCGAACGACTCGATCGTCACGGCCAGCTCGTCGGCGCCCGCGCGGGACCCCAGCAGCAGGTGCTCCACGAGGCGGCCGAGGGACTGGGCGCGCTCGGCGATGGTGGCCACGGCGGTGCGGCGGTCGGCGTCGGCCATCTCGTCCCACCGGTTGACCAGCGTGGACGCGAACCCCTGCACGACCGTGATGGGGGTCCGCAGCTCGTGGCTCGTCGTGGCGAGGAACAGGTCCTTGGCCTCCTCCAGCGCCTTCGCCTCGGACACGTCGCGGAAGTCCACGACCAGCTCGCCGGTCTCCTCGATCTCGGCGGCCAGCACGTTCAGCCACGTCCCCGACTCCAGCCGGAACGTCAGCATCTCCCCGAGCGCCGGCATGGCGAACGGCAGCGGCCGCCCTATCGCCTCCTCCGGCGGGATGCCGGTCAGCGCGTGCGCCGCCGGATTCCACTGCCGGACGACCAGGTCGTGGTCGAGCACCGCGATGCCGTCGGCGCTGGAGTCGATGACGGCGCGCTCGTGCGCCCGCTGCCGGACGACCTCCGCGTAGGCGACGGCGTTGCCGACCGCGACGCCCGCGTGCCCGGCGAGCAGCTCCAGCAGCTCCAGCTCGGTGTGCCCGACCTTGCGGTCGGAGAACAGCGCGTACAGCGCGCCGTACGGGCGGTTCTGCAGGTAGGACAGGCCCAGCGCGATCGTGTGCAGGCCGGACAGCTCCGACCAGATCAGGTCTCCGAGGCGCCGCTCGCCCGTCGCGAGCTTGACGGTCTTGCCGGACCGCAGCAGCTCCCCCACCAGGCTCGGCCGCAGGTCGGCGGAGCGGCCGCGCATGTGCTCCGGCAGGCCCGCCATGCTGACCAGCCGCAGCCGGTCGCCCTCGATCCGCACGAACCCGCCCGCGTCGGCGCCGGTCAGCTCGATCAGCGCGTCGGTGATCCGGTCGAGGACGACGGCGAGGTCCAGCTCGGCGTTGAGGTCGGCGACGATGTCGTTCAGCCGGCGGACCAGCCGCGCCCGCTCGGTCATGTGGTGCTGGACGAGCTCGTCCTCGTCGACCGGGTGGTACACGCCGACCCAGCCGAGCGGCGTCCCGGACGGGTCCTTCAGGAGGCTCGTGTCGATCCGGACGTCGATGAGGCGGCCGTCGCGGTGGAACCTGCGGGTCGCGATCGAGATCTGACCGCCGTCGCCCTCACCGGCGCGCCGGGTGAGCAGCCGCTCCTGCACGGCGTTGTGCTCGGCCTTCAGCTCGTCCGGGACGATCGGCGGCACCCGCCCGACCATCTCCTCGGCCGTCCAGCCGAACATGCGCTCCGCCGCGGGGTTCCAGACGGTGACGCGGTGCCGCTGGTCCACGGCCACGATCGCGTCGGCGGCGCTCTCGATGACGGCGCGCGCGATCGGGTCGTGGACGTGCTTCACGCCTGTCATCGTGCCACCGCGTCCGCCGGGACGCGGGGCAACTTACACCGAAAGTTCCCACGTCACCCTTACCTTTTGGTAAGCCTACCGCTCGGTAACGCGGGAGCGGCGATCACGCGACGTACGGCGGGTCGTCGCCCGCGCCCTTCATCGGACGTCCCGCCTCGGCCCACGCCTTCATTCCTCCATCGACGTTCTTCGCCAGCCATCCCGCCTGGTTGAGCGCCACGGTCACCTGCGCGGAACGGGCCCCGGACCGGCAGATCACGTAGACCTCCCGGTCGCGCGGGACCTCCCCGGCGCGGTCACCGAGCTGGCCCATGGGGATGTGGACCGCGGTCGGCGCGTGACCCGCGTCCCACTCGTCCTGCTCCCGCACGTCCAGCAGGTAGGCGTCCTGCGGAACGTCAGCGGCTCCCACGGCCGGCACGTCGTCCCCGAAATTCATCACACCCCCATGGAACCGTGCGAAGCCCCCCTGCGTCGAATCACCCATGCGGTATCGGACGCTCCTCTTCGTGGCGCCCGGGCTGGCCCTGCTCCTCTCTTCGGCCGCCTGCGGCGACGAACAGGCCAACGGAAACCCCGCCGCCGAGCCCTCGGGCACGACGTCCGTGCGACCGTCCGACTCTCCGGCGGACACGCTCACCATCGAGGTCAAGACCTCCGAGAAGGCCGAGGCGAAGTCCTACACCCTGACCTGCGAACCGCCGGGCGGCGGCCACCCCAGGGCCGCCGAGGCCTGCGCGGCGCTGGACAAGGCCGAGGCCCCCTTCGCCCCCGTCCCCGAAGACCGGATGTGCACGAAGATCTACGGGGGCCCCGAGGTCGCCACGGTCAAGGGCACCTGGAACGGCAAGAAGATCGACACCCGCTTCACCCGCGAGGACGGCTGCCAGCTCAACCGCTGGACCAAGGTGGCCCCCCTCTTCCCCGACGTCCCCGAGCCGAACTGAACGAGCGGTTCACGACCGACTCCCATCACGGGCCCCGGTGACGCACCGGGCCGCTCCCTGCGGACGCGGCCGGTGGACGCCGCGTCCCCCCGTGGGTCCGCTACTTGAGGAGGCGGGACAGGCGGCGGTCGGCCAGGGGCTTGCCGCCCGTCTGGCAGGTCGGGCAGTACTGGAGGGACGAGTCGGCGAACGACACCTCGCGGATCGTGTCGCCGCACACGGGGCACTTCTGGCCGGTGCGCGCGTGCACCCGCAGGCCGGTCTTCTTCTCGCCCTTGAGGTCCTGGGCCTCGAGGCCGCGCGACCGTTCGACCGCGTCCCGGAGGGTCGTCACGATGGCCTCGTGCAGGGTCGCCACGTCCTCCTCGGTCAGGGTCGCGGCGATCTTGAAGGGGGACATCCTCGCCGCGTGCAGCACCTCGTCGGAGTAGGCGTTGCCGATCCCCGCGATCACCCTCTGGTCGCGCAGCAGCCCCTTGATCTGGGTGCGCTTGCCGTCGACGATCGCGGCGAGCGCCCCGGGGGTGAACGCGTCGTCCAGCGGGTCGGGTCCGAGGGACGCCACGCCCGGCACGTCGGCGGGGTCGCGGACGACGTAGACCGCGAGGCCCTTCTTCGTGCCGGCCTCCGTCAGGTCGAAGCCGGAGCCGTCGTCCAGGTGGACGCGCAGGGCGAGCGGGTTCCTGCCGCCGGGCCGGACGGGCTTCGCCGGGACCTCGTCCCGCCACCGCAGCCAGCCCGCGCGGGCCAGGTGGATCACCAGGTGGAGCCCGTCGACGTCCAGGTCGAGGAACTTGCCGTGCCGGGACGCGCCGGTGATCGTCAGCCCGCCCAGCGCGGTCACCGGCGGGTCGTAGGTCTTCAGCGCGGAGACGGCGACCACGTCGACGCGGGCGACGGCGCGGCCGACCGCCCGCTCCCGCAGGAAGCCCGCCAGGGCCTCCACCTCTGGCAGCTCAGGCATGTCGTGAGCCCTCCCATCCTCGCCGGCCC
The sequence above is drawn from the Actinomadura hallensis genome and encodes:
- a CDS encoding Fpg/Nei family DNA glycosylase, translated to MPELPEVEALAGFLRERAVGRAVARVDVVAVSALKTYDPPVTALGGLTITGASRHGKFLDLDVDGLHLVIHLARAGWLRWRDEVPAKPVRPGGRNPLALRVHLDDGSGFDLTEAGTKKGLAVYVVRDPADVPGVASLGPDPLDDAFTPGALAAIVDGKRTQIKGLLRDQRVIAGIGNAYSDEVLHAARMSPFKIAATLTEEDVATLHEAIVTTLRDAVERSRGLEAQDLKGEKKTGLRVHARTGQKCPVCGDTIREVSFADSSLQYCPTCQTGGKPLADRRLSRLLK
- a CDS encoding ATP-binding protein, with translation MRASSVVLLPHAPSSVAVARRRLSSELADSGVFQTIVDDAAVILSELISNALRHARPLPSGQVKVRWQRHDDGVLELEVSDGGAMTEPRRGPGTLSSLGGRGLGIVETLSDGWGVRHDECGTTVWAVLRAPRTSDDEEAGVPSDAQAPVPDLSEFPDLLDEPDDELEARTPSRARPA
- a CDS encoding PAS domain S-box protein, with protein sequence MTGVKHVHDPIARAVIESAADAIVAVDQRHRVTVWNPAAERMFGWTAEEMVGRVPPIVPDELKAEHNAVQERLLTRRAGEGDGGQISIATRRFHRDGRLIDVRIDTSLLKDPSGTPLGWVGVYHPVDEDELVQHHMTERARLVRRLNDIVADLNAELDLAVVLDRITDALIELTGADAGGFVRIEGDRLRLVSMAGLPEHMRGRSADLRPSLVGELLRSGKTVKLATGERRLGDLIWSELSGLHTIALGLSYLQNRPYGALYALFSDRKVGHTELELLELLAGHAGVAVGNAVAYAEVVRQRAHERAVIDSSADGIAVLDHDLVVRQWNPAAHALTGIPPEEAIGRPLPFAMPALGEMLTFRLESGTWLNVLAAEIEETGELVVDFRDVSEAKALEEAKDLFLATTSHELRTPITVVQGFASTLVNRWDEMADADRRTAVATIAERAQSLGRLVEHLLLGSRAGADELAVTIESFDLARVLEGVVAGFRSLSPLHRVELEIAPDLPPCRGDAMATDIVLGQLLENAFKYSPDGGTVSVRAVRDGSDIVVTVVDEGIGIQDGDHERIFERFVQGEAGDRRRFGGIGLGLYIVKRLTEAQGGTISAHPAGNGNREQSHNDRRLSVNRAPAAPVTLLARGPNGLLRAPEGRGPAGGARPGDGTCMRLVLRAAG
- a CDS encoding rhodanese-like domain-containing protein, translated to MNFGDDVPAVGAADVPQDAYLLDVREQDEWDAGHAPTAVHIPMGQLGDRAGEVPRDREVYVICRSGARSAQVTVALNQAGWLAKNVDGGMKAWAEAGRPMKGAGDDPPYVA
- a CDS encoding SSI family serine proteinase inhibitor; protein product: MAPGLALLLSSAACGDEQANGNPAAEPSGTTSVRPSDSPADTLTIEVKTSEKAEAKSYTLTCEPPGGGHPRAAEACAALDKAEAPFAPVPEDRMCTKIYGGPEVATVKGTWNGKKIDTRFTREDGCQLNRWTKVAPLFPDVPEPN